cttccgcccccccaaaggacgaaaatctgtggcatccacaattttaaagatatgagaaaaccaaaaacgcagaatcgtagagaatgaccatatcttccagagtgcaaaatctgaactagatcgttttattattatagctagaatcaagaaaacaatttcattctttctcgctctgtctctctctaacacacaggtttcatggtctttTTTTCCAactgcaaaatatgagttcaaggatctcagaacgtataagagccagagcaaccaaatttggtatccacactcctgtgatatcggaccttgaccgtttcgtgtcaaaatttcgacacacccccttccgcccccgcaaaggacgaaaatctgaggcatccacaaacctcagagactattaacgctagagtaaccaaatttggtatccgcactcttgttagatctcactataaaacgtatatctcaaaatttcgcctcaccccctttcgccaccaaaaagaacgaaaatctgttgcatccacaatattgcaggtacgagaaaactaaaaacgcacaatcatataGTATAAACatttctatcagattgctgaatctggatcagatcagacaatttttatagccaaaaggaacaaatcaatttgcagtggctacgcagcgctcgacgactttgtcgtgtcgtttaatattcgcgccgtctgccggaggagagccatactgactaagtatcgggtataaatgtagagttgcgttccccctcgttagttttCTTATTATTGTCTGCAGCTCGGGCAGGGTGACCGGTTTGATGTGTTTCCATTCTTCTTTTTGGTGTagctctttttatacccgatactcaaaatgagttgtttgtacacggagcgttttccgcattaatgttaattcacggatgggggtgtgttagttttttctgcaaacgaatcaaagtctatacaagaaagagaaaagtcgatcgatccagttgagtattagggaataactatttattacaaatcttagtgcttgagtactgggcataagagagagaatacAGTGGTGAATTTAGTACAATTATGGTGAGTAAATACAgaaagtgagcgtaggctctctattttacgagggtcatttgaatacttgttccttaaaggagtttgaccgaacatcCAGGCCCCGTTGAAAGGACTGCTTTAAAACCACCGGAAGAATTGCCAACTTGTGCATTGGCCTGCATCATGTTCCATTTGCAGTGCGGAGGTGCACCAACCGTACAAGTCCATCCTTCCCAAGCACAGTAGACTGCACTCGGCCTAGTTTCCAGCGTAGCGGTGGCAGGTTGTCCTCATGGATGGTGACCAACGTGCCCTCGGTGAGGTTCGTTGAGGGTGCTGTCCACTTCGTGCGCGATCGCAATTCGTTGACATAGTCAGCAGACCATTGCTTCCAAAACCGTTGCTTGACGGCCGTAATCGCATCGTAGCGGTCCATACTTGACAGCTTGATATTCTCGAGGGACCTTTCAGGTAGTGATCGCAATGGTTCGCCAACCAAGAGATGACCAGCCGTGAGAGTGCTATAGTCATTTGGGTCTGAAGAAAGCGGCGatagcgggcgcgagttgaggATCGATTCTATCTCGACGACGACAGTGCTCAACTCTGCGAAGGTGAACCTGGTGTTGGCCAGCGTACGATTTAACAGCCCCTTTGCACTCTTGACTGCCGCttcccaaaggcctccgaaatgAGGTGCCCTGgggggaataaaatggaaattaataaaGTCAGATGCGCAAAATTTATAGATTTCATCTTGGGTCTGCTTTAAAAACATAAACTTTTTTAGTTTCTGCAGTTGATTCGATGCCCTTACAAAGTTAGTGGCATTATCGCAGAAGATGTCTGTCGGCAGCTTGCGACGACCTCCCATCCGTTTCAATGCGTTTAAGAACGCCTTTGTTGACAAATCAGAGACTACTTCAATGTGAACGGCCTTGGTGAGAAGGCAAACGAACACGGCTATGTATGCTTTTGTAGGTCCCTTTCCTCGAATGCGTAGATATGTGTTGATGGGTccacaaaagtcaactccaCAGCGTTCAAAGGGTCGAGCCGGAGCGAGTCGCGTAGGCGGTAATGAGCCCATGAGTTGTTGTAGCAGTTTCGGTCTGTAGCGAACGCAGTGTACACAGGAGCGAACAATTCTACGTGCCAAGTGTCTGGCGTTAACGATCCAATACTCCAAACGAATGAGAGCGACTAGGGTCCAGCGTGATAGTTCCGAAGATGCAAATGGCGAATATAGTTCCATACAAATTTGGACTGActaggcagcagcaacggatGTTTTTGACCGTCCTTGATAAGTTCGAATCCGTTCACGACTTCTAAAAAGGGAGTAAGAAACTTTAAGCTgctttttaatggtttttgcTTCTGAAGTAAACGGATGTCCTCtacaaaatgagtttgttgaatGTTCCAAATAAGGCAATGTGAAGCAAAACCAAGTTCATCTGGCGTCGGTGAGGTTGTGGTAAACGTCGATTGCTTCCGACATCTCCTTATGAACCTAATCATCCAAGCAATGAGACGCAGACTGTGAGTGTACGAGCTGATATTATCGACGATGTTGAGGATATTATTTGTCTCGTGTACGGCAGCAAACAAACTTTTCCGATTCTCCGAGTTAACCACGTCCATGTCAATatcaagttttccaccagtggCGGGCCAGTTTAGTGAATCTTCGACTAGAAACGTTGGACCCGAAAACCATGGAGACTTAATCAACTCGCTCACGTTACAGCCTCGCgacagaatatcagcagggttTTGATGTGTTGGCACATAGCGCCATTTTCCATCAGACGTTAAATCCTGAATATCGGACACTCGATTTCCAACAAAGGTCGATAAGGTGACTGAGTGTTGTTGCAACCAATGCAATACGAGCTGTGAGTCGCTCCAAAAATAAGATGTGATAGTGTGTTTACTGAATATGGCCTTGACTTTGTTATACAACTGAGAAAGTAGATGTGCGCCGCATAGTTCAAGCTTCGGAAGAGACTGTTTCTTCACTGGTGCTACTCTAGACTTAGAAGTGAACAATTTCACTGTGACCTGTCCAAGCGAATTATCCGTGTTTATACATAAACACAGCAGCCGTATGCCCGAATCGATGCGTCGCAAAATCCATGTATTTAAATGCTCCTAGTATCAGGctgcaaacaaaaacgaggtaccGCTAGTGACGACAGTGAATTCAGCGATTCCAAACACTTGCTCCATGCGTGGCTTAAATTCTGGGGGACAGACTCGTCCAAGTCGAGTTTCAAAAGCCACAACTCCTGAAGAATGATCTTAGAGACAATAACTAACGGTGATAGCAGACCGATTGGATCGAATAGCGACGACGCAGTAGACAAAGTTGTTCGTTTTGTGGTAGTGGGATAGACTTCCTTTGgattaaatgtgaaactaaATGCATCTCTTCGTTAAGCCGAGTGTGCTGCTGACTGAGTTTTCTGAAATGTTTAATTCCTTGGTAGGTTCGTCTTCCATCACGCCTGGATGATTTGAATGCAACTTGCATAATGGAAACTGACCACGAGCGAGAGTTGATgtgatttcagtttttagtTTGAAGAGTGTATCTTTATCATCAGCCCCACACAAAAGGTCATCAACATAAAATGCAGTcttaacagcagcagcccctaATGGCCATGCATCCTTACAATCCTCAGCCAAGTAATGCAAACTACGAGTTGCGAGAAATGGGGTAGACGCAGTCCCATATGTCACTGTATTGAGTTGGTAGGTTTGAAGATTCGTATTTGGAGATGCTCGCCACAAAATGTACTGGAATTTTCTATCCTTCTCACTCACAAGTACCTGCctgtacatttttgtgacGTCGGCTGTGATGCCGAACCTATGCATGCGGAACCGCAGCAATTGCAAGTACAACTCATCCTGAATGGTAGGGCCGACTAAAAGTAGATCGTTAAGTGACCTTTGAGATGTTGTACGGCAAGAGGCGTCAAAGACAGCTCTGAGCTTCGTCGAGGTACTGCTTGGTTTCAGAACGAAAtggtggggtatataataatgCGGTTCTTCCAGGTTAGGATTCAGTACGAGGGAAATATGGCCGAGACTTTCATATTCCCGCATGAACGAGATATACTGCGATCGAATTTCCGGTAGACGAGCGAGACGTCTCTCAATGGCAAAAAATCGAGTTCGAGCTGTATCGAAGGAACTTCCAAGACAACTTGGATCTTCTTGAAATGGCAAGCGAACGACAATCCGCCCACTGGCATCCTGATGTGTTGTGTCCCTGAAATGGTCCTCACAGCGACGATGATTTGGGAGCATTCTAGCGCTTGGATCGACAAATGAGTCCACTTTCCATAATTGCTGCAAATTCTTGTCGATCGACTCTTCTACAGTCGCCAAGAACAATGGTGGCTGTCTGTTATATTGCCGCTGGTACCTCCCAGCAACAATCCAACCAAAAAGAGTCTTCTGCAAAGTGGGAAGATTTGGACCAATGCGAATCTGGCCAACAGCTAGAGCTCCATAGAAGGCTTCGGTCCCCAGTAACAAATCAATACGTTTAGTCCTATAGAACGATTCGTCAGCCAATGGAGTGTTAGCTGGAAGGTTCCAATTCGATATGTCGATCTCACTATCTGGCTGGTAGGCAATATGGGATGTGATTCCAAACTGGAGAGTGAGCTGATAGCCGGAAGTACGTGACTTAATAGAGGTAGTCGTGCGAGCCTTCAAACTAGTAAGGGAGTCTCCTATACTGCGAATTCCAATGTGGTGTTTTTCACAACGAAGGCGAAGCTTTTATGCAAAGGTTTCGGTTACAAAATTAACCTGAGAGCATGAATCAAGCAACGCTCTACCGAGTTTGTATTCACCTGTCCTGGCATCCTTTACCAAAACCATAGCTGTTGCCAACAAAATTTGATCATCTGCTGCGATCTCCATATGAGAATGTGAAGCAGCTTGATGAGCCGTTTGCCAGGAGGGTTGCGCTGGTTGGAGTACCGGTTCAGTAGTTGAAGATTGTCCTGCTGATGATTGGGGTGGCTGTTGCGGCTGAGAGTGATGCAAAGATGAATGATGATTCCGATTACAGGATCGGCAACGATGAGTCGATGAACATTGCGCCACTCTATGACCATTTCCAAGACAATTGATGCAGAGACCGAGGCGTTTTGCATTGTCGTACCGTTGGTTGCTGTTCATAGCCTTGAACTGAGCGCAATTAGAGATATTATGGCCAGAACTAGAACAAAGTGTACAAGACGGATTAGTGATAGCAAACGACGAGTTTATTTGGTGATTAGAATGACGATTTGACTTATTGGATTCAGCCTTTCGTTGTGACGAAGTAGCAGCGGAGTTTCCAGACGAATGGAGAAACTGACAGTGGCGTTCCAAAAGCTGTGTGCATGCTAGCCAGGTTGGCAGAGTTTTGTAGTCCTGCGATTCCTTCCACTTGTTCCGAGTTTGCTGATCAcacttttccattataatatatataaccaTAGCGTGAACAATGTTCTCAGGTTTGCCGATGGACTCCAGCGAGCTTAATATAGCGGATGCCTTATCCACTAGGCTGTGAAGCTACTGACTGTTTGACCTTTCCACAGGTTGTAGTGCAAACAATGCCTCAATACCTTCTAAAAATATAAGAGTAGGATTATCAAAACGGCTTTTGAGTTTTGCTAGGGCCTTCGGATAGTTTTCGCTTGTAACCTGGAATGCCTGAATTGTATCTAATGCCGGCCCCGTGAGGCAGGTCAGCAAATAATTAAACTTTTCTATATTAGACAATCCAGACTCACGCACAACAATTTGCTCGAACGAGTGAATGAAATTCTTATAGTTTGCATATGTTCCGTCGAAAGTGGGTAGCGACAACCTTGGTAACGATGACTTCACTGGCGGTGGGTGGTAGTCCGGCGCAACAATGCTGGCGTTCAGATCTCCTCccattttttcctttatggCTAGCTTGATTGCTATGTATGTATCCTCCAAATCTGCCCGTCCTTCATCATTCGGACTAAGGTCTTCAATATTAGCTTGGACATTTAAAACATTCTTGAAATACGTTTCTAAGATGTTCAACCGATAGCGAAGCTCATCATTGCATATCGGGGTTTCCGATTTAGCATCTACCACAGATTTGATCCGAGTTATATTTCGTTTTATATTGCTCCGTTGGCGTTTTAAGTCTTCGAGCGTCGTCATTTTGTTGTGTAGTGTAATTACGCTGACACAGAACTAGAgcttccaaaaataacaacaacaaaaaaacgcagcaagcagcagcagctagagCACAAATCCAACGg
Above is a genomic segment from Drosophila miranda strain MSH22 chromosome Y unlocalized genomic scaffold, D.miranda_PacBio2.1 Contig_Y3_pilon, whole genome shotgun sequence containing:
- the LOC117194863 gene encoding uncharacterized protein LOC117194863 translates to MPLTLAPHFGGLWEAAVKSAKGLLNRTLANTRFTFAELSTVVVEIESILNSRPLSPLSSDPNDYSTLTAGHLLVGEPLRSLPERSLENIKLSSMDRYDAITAVKQRFWKQWSADYVNELRSRTKWTAPSTNLTEGTLVTIHEDNLPPLRWKLGRVQSTVLGKDGLVRLSYTKKKNGNTSNRSPCPSCRQ